A segment of the Catenuloplanes nepalensis genome:
CCATCAGGCGCTCTGCCCTCTGGTCATCAGGCGCTCTGGCCTCTGGTCGTCAGGCGCTCTGCACGACCTCGAACTCCAGCAGACTGGCACCGCTCGCCACCGGCCGGGACCGCTCGCCCGCGTGCGCCGCGCGCCCGGAGCCCTGCGCCCACGCCTGGTAGTGCTCCTCGGTCTCCCACTTCGTGTAGACGAAGTACCGCGTCTCGCCGCTCACCGGGCGCAAC
Coding sequences within it:
- a CDS encoding antibiotic biosynthesis monooxygenase family protein; this encodes MAVVKINAIDVPDGAGPELEKRFAARQGAVENAEGFLGFELLRPVSGETRYFVYTKWETEEHYQAWAQGSGRAAHAGERSRPVASGASLLEFEVVQSA